A window of Kribbella voronezhensis genomic DNA:
GTCGTCCCATCAGGATTCGAAGGCGCCGAGGTCCGGCGCTTGTCCCTTGTACGGCAGACCGACGTTGGTGCCTTTGTCGATCAGGCTGCTGTTCGCGGCGAGGCGGAGGTTGGGCCGGACGGGCAGGCTGCCGTCGGCCTGGCGAGGCGCGTCCCAACCGGATGTAGAGACGCTCTGGAACTGCGCGTCCGACAGCGCGACGTTCAGGTTCCACGAGTTGTACGCCGCGTTCGTGCCGGACATGTTGGACAGCAGCGTGCCCGCGTAGGCGAGGTTGTTGCGCAGGTTGCCCTTGCCGGTCGCCGCGCCGCTCGACGTGATGCCGAGCATGTTGAAGTCGGGGTGGTTGCTGTAGCCGGTGTTGTCGAAGTAGTCGTTGGCCAGGGTGTGGTGGTTGGCGTAGAAGCCCGCCGTACGGTTGCTGAACGCCACCGAGAAGCGCACGGTGTGCTTGGCTCCGTTGCTCACGTACTTACCGCCGTAGCCGCCCATCTTGAAGCCGTTCCCGTTGCCGGACGCCGTCGTGGTCCCCGGCAGGTAGCCGTTGCGCCAGGCCCATGAGTTCTCGATGGTGACGGAGGAGAACGCGTTGATGAGGTCGAACCCGTCGTCGGAGTTCCACCAGGCGCGGCAGCCGCGGAACACGTTGCCGGGGTGATTGGCCGAGATGTGCGCACCGAAGCCGTCGGCGCTTTCGCCTGCTCCGTTGGAGGTGCGAGGGTCGTAGTTGTCGTGCGAGTCGGAGTTGAGGACCAGGTTGCCGCCGCCGTCCTGGATGAACAGACCGGGTCCCATGTTGTGGTGGGCGTTGATCTGCTCGAAGACGTTGTTGCTGCCCGAGATCCAGATTCCCCACGACTCGTGGTTCAGGTTGTTGTTCTGCGGCACACCCTTGACTTCGAGTCCCTTGAGATGGATCCAGTTGCCGGTGACATCGAATCCCTTGATCCGGCAGTTGTCGCTCACCCGGGAGAAGTCGAAGACGGGCGTCTCCCCCGGCGCTGCCCAGTAGCGGATCGGGTTACCGGAACTGCCGCTCTTGTTCAGGGTGATCGCGTCCACTCGGTCGGTCCCGCTGCTGCACCCCCGGTTCGCCCGCGTGTAGGTGTAGGTGCCGCCGCGGAGGTAGACGGTGTCACCCGGCTGGGCAACCGCCTGCGCATGCGCGATCGAGGCCCAGGGGGCGGTCTGGGTCCCGGTCGCGCTGTCGCTGCCGGTCGGTGCAACGTAATAGACCTTGCCGGCCGCGGCGCTCCCCGCGGCCGGCGCGTTGCCGAGAGTGGCGACAGCCGTCACTGCGATCGCCGAAGCCACCAGCGCACGGGCGAAAATCATGGGTTTCATGTCCTCACTCCAGCCTTCATGTGAACGTACACAGGCGGCTACTCAGCGTTCTAGCTAAGGATGGAAGCGCATGTTGGGGATGATTGCAAGATCGGGCCCGCAGATTCCTGGGAACGTGCACAGCCGTCGCCTTCGCATCTGATCGACTGTGATCGTTTGCGATCGCAGCATTGACAGCAGACCGTCCCACCGACTGCGATGGTGAGTCACACTCCACCAGGGACGGCGCCGACAGTGTGCGCGGTCCCGCAGCGCTGTGCCCGCCCCTTTTCAGCGAGGAGACCGCCCCATGGACTCACCAGCAAAGATCCACCGTCGAACCCTGCTCGCCGCGGCCGGCGTCGCAGCCGCGAGCGGCGTACTCACTACCGGCCCAGCACAAGCCGACGCGACCGTGCGCGTCGACCCCGCCGTCGACCAAGGCGCGTGGGAAGGCTGGGGTACGTCGCTTGCCTGGTGGGCGAATGTGTTCGGCGACCGCGACGACTTCGCCGACCTGTTCTTCACCACCAAAACGGTCAGCTACAACGGGGCCTCGCTGCCCGGCCTCGGTCTGAACATCGCCCGCTACAACCTCGGTGCGAGCAGTTGGAACCAGGTCGACGGCGCGAGCATGGTCGCCTCACCGAACATCCCGCGATTCAAGCAGCTCGAGGGCTTCTGGCAGGACTGGCGCAACGAGGACCCGGCGTCCTCGGCCTGGAACTGGAATGCCGACGCCAAGCAGCGCGCGATGCTGGTCAAGGCGACCCAGCGCGGTGCGATCAGCGAACTGTTCGCCAACTCGCCGATGTGGTGGATGTGCTCGAACCACAACCCCTCGGGCGCGGCGGACGGCGGCAACAACCTCCAGTCCTGGAACTACCGCCAGCACGCGCTGCACCTGGCCACCACCGCCCGCCACGCCCGTGACCAGTGGGATGTCACCTTCCGGACGGTGGACGCGTTCAACGAGCCGTCGTCGAGTTGGTGGAAGGCCGACGGCACGCAGGAAGGCTGCCACATCGACGCCACGATCCAGCGCAGCGTGATCACCAACCTCCGCACCGAACTGGACCGGCTCGGCCTGACAGACACAGCGATCTCGGCGTCCGACGAGACGAACTACGACCTCGCCCGGACCACCTGGAACAGCTTCGATTCGGCGACCAAAGGCCGGGTGGGCCAGGTCAATGTGCATGGCTACCAAGGTTTGAGCGGTCGTCGCGATCTGCTGGGCAACGACGTCCGTGCCGCAGGCAAGGTTCTGTGGAACTCCGAGCACGGCGACAACGACGGCAGCGGCATGATGACGGCCCGTTGCCTGCTGATGGACTTCCGCTGGCTGAAGCAGACGGCGTGGTGCTACTGGCAGGTGATGGACCCCTCGGCCGGCTGGGGAACGATCCGGTACGACGGAAGCTCGGGCCGGCCCGGCGCGGTCGAAACGAAGTTGTACGTGCTCGCTCAGTTCACCCGGCACATCCGGCCCGGCATGCGCATCGTCAACGCCGGCGTGGATTACGCGGTGGCGGCCCACGATCCGGCCGCACGCCGTTTGGTGATCGTTGCCGCAAACAACGGTTCGGCGCAGACCTTGACGTTCGACCTGTCCCCGTTCGGCACGGTGCCGAACGGCACGGCCACTCGCTGGTCCACGCTGACCTCAGGCTCCGGTGACCGCTACACCCGACGGCAGGACCTCACAGTCAGCGGCAAGCTTGTCCGCGTCCCGTTCGAAGCGGGCGCAGTACAGACGATCCAGGTAGACGGAGTAGCCCGGTGAGCTGATCAGCCGGAGCTGTCGAGGTCTTGTCAGCGAGACGCGGGCCTGCTTAAGATCCGGCCCAACCCGATCGGCTCTTCCAGTACCATCCGCCCCCACTGGTCGAAGCGCTTCGACGCTTCCACCACTGCCCCAGGAAGTGAGCATTCGTATGGGTTCGAGAACAGCAAAGATCAGAATCGCCGTCCTTGCCGCCGTGCTGGCGACCGCCGTCGCGGTCCCTGCCTTGACGGACAAGGCATCGGCCGGCACCAGTGCGCAGACGTCGAGCGCTTCGCAGATCGTGGCCGATCTGGGCGCCGGCTGGAACCTGGGAAACCAGCTGGAGGCCAACTCCAACGGGTATCCCAGCGAAACGGCTTGGGGTAATCCGACCGTGACACAGGCCCTCATCGACAAGGTGCAGGCAGCCGGCTTCAAATCGATCCGGATTCCCGTCTCCTATCTGAAGAACATCGGCGCCGGCCCGAACTACGCGATCAACTCCACCTGGCTGAACAGGGTCCAGCAAGTCGTCAACTACGCCTACTACCGTGGCATGCACGTCATGATCAACCTGCACGGCGACGGCTACAAGTCCGTCACCGGCTCCTGGCTGATCTGTGACGCCTCGGACCAGACGACGATCAAGGCCAAGTACGCCAAGGTCTGGCAGCAGATCGCGTACCGGTTCCAGAACTACGACCAGCGACTGATCCTGGAATCGATGAACGAGGAATTCGACGGCCAGTACGGCAACCCGACCCAGCCGTGCTACTCGAACATCAACGCCTACAACCAGCTCTTCGTCGACACCGTCCGGAAGACCGGCGGCAACAACAGTTCGAGATGGCTGCTGGTCCCGGGCTGGAACACCAACATCGACTACACCGCGGGGAACTACGGCTTCAAGCTGCCGACCGACCAGTACCGGTCCTCCAGCATCCCCAGCACCGAACAACGCATCATGATCTCCGTGCACTACTACGCGCCCTGGGACTTCGCCGGCGAGGAAAGCGGCAACATCACCCAATGGGGCCGCAACGCCACCAACCCCGCCAAGAGGTCGACCTGGGGCCAGGAAGACTACCTCGACGCGCAACTGAAGCTGATGTACGACAAGTTCGGCAGCCACGGGTATCCGGTGGTCGTCGGCGAGTACGGCTCGATCGACAAGACGTCGTACGACGGATCCAACAACCGGTATCGCGCGGACTTCGCCCGCGCCGTCACGGCTACCGCGAAGAAGTACGGCGCGGCGACCGTCTACTGGGACAACGGTGCGAACGGCCGGTACGGTTTCGGTCTGTTCAACCGCAGCTCGAACACGATCACCCAGCAGGGCATCATCGACGCCATCAAGACCGGCGTCGCCACTGCCAAGTAGCTTGCCGTCCAGCACCCAGCTGAAAGAGCCCCGCCTGCTGATTGCAGGCGGGGCTCGTTGGTTTCAGCCTCACGTAACCCTATTTCAGGTAGGCCGAGAGGGGAATCTGCTGGTCTCGCAGGGCTTTGGCGACAACGCCGGCGATCTGCCGTGCACCCGCCGCCTCGAAGTGGGTGTGGTCGTTGCAGAAGAACGCACCCACCGGCCCCGACCTGTAGTCGCCGTTGTTCGGGCAGAAATGAAGGGTGTTGTAGAGCGTGTAGCTGAGCCGGTGCAGGTCCACGACCGGCACCTGGTTGGCGCTGGCGGCGGAGTTCGTCTCACTGATGAAGCCGCGGTTGCCCACAGCCGTACTGCCGGAGCAGGTGATCGCGGCGACCGGGGTCAGCAGGATCGGATGAACACCGCGAGCCTTGGCAGCGCTCGCCATCACGCCGAGCAGTTCCCGGTAGCGGGCCGAACCCACGTGCCGCGGGCAGTTCCTGTCCCCGTCGTTGATCCCGAACTGGATGACCAGGTAGTCGCCGGCCTTCATACCGTTCGTCGCATCCAGCATCGCCCGCCAGCGCGAGGAGTAGGTGGCCGGACTGACCACACACTCCCCGGCCGAGTTCATCCTGGTGGTGACATTCGGGTCGTACAACCAGGTCTGGATGCTCCGGCCGGCGACGGCGCTGTTCTTGACGGTGACGTTCGCGTTGAAGTACTGGGCGAACTGGCTGCCCCACCCGACCGGACAGGTCGCGCCTGCCGACGGCGCCGCCATGGTGGAGTCGCCGGCCATCCACACGGTGACCGGTGCTTGCGCTGACGGTGCCGCCGCGGTTGCCGTCGGCGAGGAGCAGCCGGTCTGGTCGAACTGGAGATAGCCGGCCAGGATCGGTGTCAGCCGCTGTGAGATCTTCACGTGACCGGCCTCGGTGGGATGGACGTTGTCGCTCGTGTCGGTGGCCGGATTGATCCACCCGGTGGTGTCGACGAAGTGGACCCTGCCGTCCCCGGCGGCGGTGCGGGCCGCGACGGCGTTGCGGGTCTCCGGCACGTAGCGGTTGCGGAAGGTGCCCATGGCAAAGATCTGCGCGCTGGGATAGGCGCGCCGGACGCGCTCGAGCATGACGACGTAGCTCTGCTGGAATTTCGTCGTCGACACGCCGTGCCCGACGTCGTTGGTGCCGAGGTTGATCACGACCGCGGACGCCTGATAGGTGGAGAAGTTCCAGTCGTCGGTGCTCACCCAGGCCGAGGACCGGCGGAACCAGTCCATCATTCCGTAGCAGTCCTGGCTGACCAGGCAGGCGCCACCCTGCGCGACCTGGGTGTGGCCGGCCTTCAGCGCCTCGCCGGTGAGCCATGGGTAAGCGGTGAAGGGCCGGTTGGCGTTCGGCTGGCCGACGGTGATCGAGTCGCCGATGAACTCGACGAGCTTCGGCGGCCTGCTGATCGGTACGGTCTGTGCGCCGCCGGCCAGCACGAGTCCGCCGAAGACCGGGTCGCCGGTGTAGGAACCGGCCCGTTCCCGATAGCCGATCCGGATCGTGTGCGAGGTTCCCGACAGGCCGGTGGCGAGAGTGACCGTGCCGGAGACGTTGCGCCGCCATTGCGGCGGCTTGTGGTCGATGGAGTAGTACAGGTCGATCGTGTTGCGTTGCCGTACGCCGATGGAGCTGCCGGTGAAGCCGGTCTCGACATACCCACCGGCCCAGCCCATCGAGTACCAGGACGCATTCGACTTGTTCCAGCGCCCGTAGTACTGCAGGTTCGAGTCATCCGGCCGCCCGTTGCCGGCCGCAACGGTCTCGGCTGCGGCCGGGTTCGCGGTCGACTGCGCTGCCGCGGGCGGCATGATGCCCATTCCGGTGATCAAAGTGACGGCGACGAAGGCCGTTCTGAGTTTCATCGGTGCACTCCCTTGACGATGTCGACGACGGCGGTCACCGGTCCGTGGTCGGTCAGGCCGGACACAGTCACCTGGCCCGGAGCATCGGTGGCGCCGGGTGGTAGCGCCTGCCAGCGGACGGCGACGTCGGTGAGCTTCCTGCCCGCGATGGTGAGAACCCGCACGGTGGCAGGCAGTGCCGCCCGGGTGCCGACGACGGTGGTGGCAAAAACGGTGTCTTCGAGAACGTGCCTGGCTCGGCTCGCGTTGTACACGTTGATCGACGCGTACGGTTCCCAGGTGTTCGGCAGTCCTGGCACCGCCCGGAACATGGCCTGGTAGCTCGCGGGCTCCCAGGTCAGGACGCCGCTCCCCCGGTTCCCGACGACGTCGTTGGCAGCCTGGAAGACGCGCTGGATCGCATCCGCCTGGCCCTGGACGGTCTGCGGGAACGGTGAGTTCGGCTGTGGCGTGTCGCCGCCCGACGCGGGGTAGGCGGTCTCGGCGACCTCGAGCTCGTACTGCGGGTAGGTGGTCGCCATCGTGTGCAGATTCACCTCGAGGTCCTCGAGCGTGCCGTGCCACTGCGGGTAGTAGGAGATCGCCAGGACGTCGGGGCGCTGGCCCTTGGCCTTCACCCGGGTCAGGAACTGGTGCCAGAACTCCATGGTCTTGGCCAACCGTCCCTTGTCGACGACGACGTGGATCTCCACCTTGGTCCGCGGCGACGCGTCCCGGACGGCCTTGATCCCGGAGGCCGCCAGCGTCGTGAACCGGTCCCAGGACTCGTTGTAGAGCCGTTGCTCGATGGGATCCGTCGACCCCCAGTACTGCCAGAGCAGACCACCGCCGGGCTTCGACTGGTAGATCGCGGCCTGGTCGACGAAGTACGGCGGACTCGTCGTACCGATGGCGGCGGCTTCGCTCCCGTACAGGAAGCCGTTGACGATCTCGTTGCCAACAGCAACCTTGTCGGGTGTGATGCCCTGTTTCACCAGCCGGCGCAGGTAGCCGGCCGTGAAGTCGTACACGGAACGATTGAGGTCGTTGAAGTCCAGTCGGGCCCAGGCTCGTGGTTTGGGCTGCTTACTAGGGTCAGCCCAGGAGTCGGCGTAGTGGAAGTCGATGCCGAGGCCCATTCCCCGCTGCTTGACCCACCGGGCTGATTCCAGCGAACGATCGGGGCCCTGGCGCGGGACCGCGGTCGGCTCGCCGGTGCTCTCGGCCCGCGGTTCGTTCCAGATCCGGAGCCGGGCGAACTGCATGCCGCGATCCTTGGCGACGTCGAGGAGTCGCGG
This region includes:
- a CDS encoding right-handed parallel beta-helix repeat-containing protein; the protein is MKPMIFARALVASAIAVTAVATLGNAPAAGSAAAGKVYYVAPTGSDSATGTQTAPWASIAHAQAVAQPGDTVYLRGGTYTYTRANRGCSSGTDRVDAITLNKSGSSGNPIRYWAAPGETPVFDFSRVSDNCRIKGFDVTGNWIHLKGLEVKGVPQNNNLNHESWGIWISGSNNVFEQINAHHNMGPGLFIQDGGGNLVLNSDSHDNYDPRTSNGAGESADGFGAHISANHPGNVFRGCRAWWNSDDGFDLINAFSSVTIENSWAWRNGYLPGTTTASGNGNGFKMGGYGGKYVSNGAKHTVRFSVAFSNRTAGFYANHHTLANDYFDNTGYSNHPDFNMLGITSSGAATGKGNLRNNLAYAGTLLSNMSGTNAAYNSWNLNVALSDAQFQSVSTSGWDAPRQADGSLPVRPNLRLAANSSLIDKGTNVGLPYKGQAPDLGAFES
- a CDS encoding glycoside hydrolase; amino-acid sequence: MDSPAKIHRRTLLAAAGVAAASGVLTTGPAQADATVRVDPAVDQGAWEGWGTSLAWWANVFGDRDDFADLFFTTKTVSYNGASLPGLGLNIARYNLGASSWNQVDGASMVASPNIPRFKQLEGFWQDWRNEDPASSAWNWNADAKQRAMLVKATQRGAISELFANSPMWWMCSNHNPSGAADGGNNLQSWNYRQHALHLATTARHARDQWDVTFRTVDAFNEPSSSWWKADGTQEGCHIDATIQRSVITNLRTELDRLGLTDTAISASDETNYDLARTTWNSFDSATKGRVGQVNVHGYQGLSGRRDLLGNDVRAAGKVLWNSEHGDNDGSGMMTARCLLMDFRWLKQTAWCYWQVMDPSAGWGTIRYDGSSGRPGAVETKLYVLAQFTRHIRPGMRIVNAGVDYAVAAHDPAARRLVIVAANNGSAQTLTFDLSPFGTVPNGTATRWSTLTSGSGDRYTRRQDLTVSGKLVRVPFEAGAVQTIQVDGVAR
- a CDS encoding glycoside hydrolase family 5 protein; translated protein: MGSRTAKIRIAVLAAVLATAVAVPALTDKASAGTSAQTSSASQIVADLGAGWNLGNQLEANSNGYPSETAWGNPTVTQALIDKVQAAGFKSIRIPVSYLKNIGAGPNYAINSTWLNRVQQVVNYAYYRGMHVMINLHGDGYKSVTGSWLICDASDQTTIKAKYAKVWQQIAYRFQNYDQRLILESMNEEFDGQYGNPTQPCYSNINAYNQLFVDTVRKTGGNNSSRWLLVPGWNTNIDYTAGNYGFKLPTDQYRSSSIPSTEQRIMISVHYYAPWDFAGEESGNITQWGRNATNPAKRSTWGQEDYLDAQLKLMYDKFGSHGYPVVVGEYGSIDKTSYDGSNNRYRADFARAVTATAKKYGAATVYWDNGANGRYGFGLFNRSSNTITQQGIIDAIKTGVATAK
- a CDS encoding GDSL-type esterase/lipase family protein: MKLRTAFVAVTLITGMGIMPPAAAQSTANPAAAETVAAGNGRPDDSNLQYYGRWNKSNASWYSMGWAGGYVETGFTGSSIGVRQRNTIDLYYSIDHKPPQWRRNVSGTVTLATGLSGTSHTIRIGYRERAGSYTGDPVFGGLVLAGGAQTVPISRPPKLVEFIGDSITVGQPNANRPFTAYPWLTGEALKAGHTQVAQGGACLVSQDCYGMMDWFRRSSAWVSTDDWNFSTYQASAVVINLGTNDVGHGVSTTKFQQSYVVMLERVRRAYPSAQIFAMGTFRNRYVPETRNAVAARTAAGDGRVHFVDTTGWINPATDTSDNVHPTEAGHVKISQRLTPILAGYLQFDQTGCSSPTATAAAPSAQAPVTVWMAGDSTMAAPSAGATCPVGWGSQFAQYFNANVTVKNSAVAGRSIQTWLYDPNVTTRMNSAGECVVSPATYSSRWRAMLDATNGMKAGDYLVIQFGINDGDRNCPRHVGSARYRELLGVMASAAKARGVHPILLTPVAAITCSGSTAVGNRGFISETNSAASANQVPVVDLHRLSYTLYNTLHFCPNNGDYRSGPVGAFFCNDHTHFEAAGARQIAGVVAKALRDQQIPLSAYLK
- a CDS encoding glycosyl hydrolase 53 family protein, producing MGSRQKAAAAVTGFAIVLGAAQVPAGPAQAVSGTADIHPIESNVAAKFWASATATSNSSMAGRAIDGDPATSWFAAAPGRQRLTVDLGGAYDNLRKVRVVFADPGVHRYVVEASSDGGRWTRIADRSHNRVRSRGAVELFTRPRTRFVRLAVDALPGGAKVGVSELQVFNYLRDDLVLGADLSSVDDFQTRDYWVDPLGADRGAGPRLLDVAKDRGMQFARLRIWNEPRAESTGEPTAVPRQGPDRSLESARWVKQRGMGLGIDFHYADSWADPSKQPKPRAWARLDFNDLNRSVYDFTAGYLRRLVKQGITPDKVAVGNEIVNGFLYGSEAAAIGTTSPPYFVDQAAIYQSKPGGGLLWQYWGSTDPIEQRLYNESWDRFTTLAASGIKAVRDASPRTKVEIHVVVDKGRLAKTMEFWHQFLTRVKAKGQRPDVLAISYYPQWHGTLEDLEVNLHTMATTYPQYELEVAETAYPASGGDTPQPNSPFPQTVQGQADAIQRVFQAANDVVGNRGSGVLTWEPASYQAMFRAVPGLPNTWEPYASINVYNASRARHVLEDTVFATTVVGTRAALPATVRVLTIAGRKLTDVAVRWQALPPGATDAPGQVTVSGLTDHGPVTAVVDIVKGVHR